A genomic window from Salvelinus sp. IW2-2015 linkage group LG13, ASM291031v2, whole genome shotgun sequence includes:
- the LOC111972366 gene encoding large ribosomal subunit protein uL18, producing MGFVKVVKNKSYFKRYQVKFRRRREGKTDYFARKRLVIQDKNKYNTPKYRMIVRFSNRDIVCQIAYAKIEGDMIVCAAYSHELPKYGIPVGLTNYAAAYCTGLLVARRLLNKFGLDKVYEGQVEVTGDEFNVESVDGQPGAFTCYLDAGLARTSTGNKVFGALKGAVDGGLSIPHSTKRFPGYDAESKEFNADVHRKHIMGVNVSEYMSYLIEEDEDAYKKQFSRFIKNGVFPDKVEEMYRKAHAGIRENPVHEKKPKKEVKKKRWNRAKLSLAQRKDRVAQKKASFLRAQEQEAADS from the exons ATG GGTTTTGTGAAAGTGGTGAAGAATAAGTCCTACTTCAAGAGGTACCAGGTCaaattcaggaggaggagag AGGGAAAGACCGACTACTTTGCCCGTAAGCGCCTGGTCATCCAAGATAAGAACAAGTACAACACACCCAAGTACAGGATGATCGTCCGCTTCTCCAACCGGGATATCGTCTGCCAG ATTGCCTATGCCAAGATTGAGGGGGACATGATTGTGTGCGCCGCCTACTCCCACGAGCTGCCCAAGTACGGGATCCCCGTGGGACTAACTAACTACGCAGCAGCCTACTGCACTGGTCTGCTGGTGGCCCGCAGG CTGCTGAACAAGTTTGGCCTGGACAAGGTGTACGAGGGCCAGGTGGAGGTGACTGGAGATGAGTTCAACGTAGAGAGTGTTGATGGTCAGCCAGGTGCATTCACCTGCTACCTAGACGCAGGGCTCGCCAGAACCAGCACTGGCAACAAGGTGTTCGGGGCCCTGAAAGGGGCTGTGGATGGAGGCCTGTCCATCCCTCACAG CACTAAGCGCTTCCCTGGGTATGACGCTGAGAGCAAAGAGTTCAATGCAGATGTCCACCGCAAGCACATCATGGGCGTCAATGTGTCGGAGTATATGAGCTACCTGATTGAAGAGGATGAGGATGCATACAAGAAGCAGTTCTCCCGCTTCATCAAGAATGGCGTTTTCCCCGACAAG GTTGAGGAAATGTACAGAAAGGCCCACGCTGGCATTCGTGAGAACCCAGTCCATGAAAAGAAACCTAAGAAAGAAGTCAAGAAGAAGAG GTGGAACCGTGCCAAGCTCTCTCTGGCCCAGAGGAAAGACCGCGTTGCCCAGAAGAAGGCCAGCTTCCTCCGGGCTCAGGAACAGGAGGCGGCCGACAGCTAA